A genomic stretch from Psilocybe cubensis strain MGC-MH-2018 chromosome 1, whole genome shotgun sequence includes:
- a CDS encoding Mitochondrial oxaloacetate transport protein: MAEAPPKKARSVSTTEGFICGGIAACLAVTVSNPAEVAKTRLQLQGELSKGGGKKVYNNAFDVLAKTWKHEGIRGIQRGLPPAYAYQILLNGSRLGFYEPFRRSLNRFIGRPADEQIPITSVIAGATSGAVGASLGNPLFLIKARMQAYSPSLPVGAQHNYKNAFDALVTIFRAEGPRGLVRGIDAAILRTSMGSSVQLPSYNFTKSQIVKHNILPADSTWTFILSSTFSGACVCLAMQPADTALTRMYNQPTVIGPDGKLKGTLYRNPIDCLWKTFKIEGIRGLYKGSTAHFMRIAPHTIITLTANDIIVNLYTAARDRDLEEG; this comes from the exons ATGGCGGAGGCTCCTCCTAAGAAAGCCCGGTCTGTGTCGACAACTGAAGGTTTTATCTGCGGAGGCATTGCCGCATGTTTGGCT GTTACTGTATCCAATCCGGCTGAGGTAGCCAAGACGCGTTTACAACTGCAGGGCGAGCTTTCtaagggaggaggaaagaaggTCTATAACAATGCTTTTGACGTCCTCGCGAAGACCTGGAAACACGAGGGCATTCGAGGTATTCAACGAGGCCTACCCCCTGCT TATGCGTACCAA ATTCTGCTAAATGGTTCACGGCTAG GATTCTATGAACCTTTCAGAAGAAGTCTGAACAGATTCATCGGACGTCCAGCCGATGAACAAATTCCAATCACCTCCGTAATCGCAGGGGCCACGAGTGGTGCTGTGGGGG CTTCACTGGGTAATCCACTTTTCTTGATCAAGGCCCGCATGCAG GCATATTCGCCTAGTTTACCTGTTGGTGCTCAACATAATTACAAGAATGCTTTTGATGCACTGGTTACCATATTCCGTGCGGAAGGTCCTAGAGGTTTGGTTCGAGGAATAGATGCTGCAATTTTACGGACATCAATGGGGTCATCT GTGCAACTTCCTAGTTATAATTTCACCAAGTCACAAATAGTGAAGCACAACATCCTGCCGGCGGATAGCACATGGACTTTTATACTTAGCAGCACCTTCTCAGGAGCGTGTGTT TGCCTTGCTATGCAACCCGCTGATACT GCTTTGACTAGAATGTACAACCAACCCACGGTGATTGGACCCGATGGAAAACTTAAAGGAACATTATATCGGAACCCTATAGACTGTCTATGGAAGACATTCAAAATAGAAGGCATCCGTGGGCTGTATAAAG GCTCGACAGCCCACTTTATGCGCATTGCTCCTCATAC CATCATCACGCTGACGGCCAATGACATTATAGTTAATTTGTATACAGCCGCTAGAGACCGGGACTTAGAAGAGGGTTGA